A window from Pseudomonas moraviensis encodes these proteins:
- a CDS encoding MATE family efflux transporter codes for MQSATFAKPLWQTYLLFLAPMVLSNFLQSMSGTVNSIYIGQMLGTQALAAVSGMFPVVFFFIALVIGLGAGAGVLIGQAWGARETHLVKAIAGATLLLGVLIGLVAAVLGSVFARQALTGLGTPADVLDDAVDYAHVMLWILPSLLVFVLFTQLLRGVSDTLSPLLALIVSTAVGLALTPALIRGWLGLPPLGIQSAAYAGLAGNLAAMAWLAWRLIRNGHPLAPDREFFAALRLDRVILGKVLRIGLPTGVQMIVLSLSELVILALVNQHGSQATAAYGAVTQIVNYVQFPALSIAITASILGAQAIGAGHLQRMSPILRTGLLINVCLTGGLIVLGYLLSHWLLGLFLTEDSTRAMAEHLLHIMLWSLLVFGFQAIIGGIMRASGTVLVPVFISIICVVGVQLPAAYWLDGQFGLQGVWMAFPVAYLGMLVLQTLYYRLVWKHQKIERLI; via the coding sequence ATGCAAAGCGCCACCTTCGCCAAGCCCCTCTGGCAAACCTATCTACTGTTTCTCGCACCGATGGTGCTGTCGAATTTTCTGCAGTCGATGTCCGGCACGGTCAACAGTATCTACATTGGCCAGATGCTCGGCACTCAAGCGCTGGCGGCAGTGTCCGGGATGTTCCCCGTTGTGTTCTTTTTCATTGCCCTGGTCATCGGCCTCGGCGCCGGTGCGGGCGTGCTGATCGGCCAGGCGTGGGGCGCGCGTGAAACGCATCTGGTCAAAGCGATTGCCGGAGCGACGTTGCTGTTGGGAGTGTTGATCGGCCTGGTCGCGGCAGTGCTGGGCAGCGTATTTGCGCGACAGGCGCTGACGGGGCTGGGCACGCCGGCGGATGTGCTCGACGATGCGGTGGACTATGCCCACGTCATGCTGTGGATTTTGCCGTCACTGTTGGTATTCGTGCTGTTCACCCAATTGCTGCGCGGGGTCAGCGATACGTTGTCGCCACTGCTCGCACTGATCGTCTCAACCGCGGTGGGGCTGGCGCTGACGCCGGCGCTGATTCGCGGCTGGCTTGGTTTGCCGCCACTGGGCATCCAGAGTGCAGCCTATGCCGGGCTGGCCGGCAATCTGGCAGCGATGGCCTGGCTGGCATGGCGGCTGATCCGCAACGGCCATCCGCTGGCGCCGGACCGAGAATTCTTTGCAGCGCTGCGCCTGGACCGGGTGATCCTTGGCAAGGTCTTGCGCATCGGCCTGCCGACCGGAGTGCAGATGATCGTGCTGTCGTTGTCGGAGCTGGTAATCCTGGCATTGGTCAATCAGCACGGCTCGCAAGCGACAGCGGCCTACGGCGCGGTGACGCAGATCGTCAATTACGTGCAATTCCCGGCGCTGTCGATTGCGATCACCGCATCGATTCTCGGCGCCCAGGCGATCGGCGCGGGACATCTGCAGCGTATGAGCCCAATCCTGCGCACCGGGTTGTTGATCAACGTGTGCCTGACCGGCGGCCTGATTGTGCTGGGCTATCTGCTCTCGCACTGGTTGCTGGGCCTGTTCCTCACGGAAGACTCGACCCGAGCCATGGCCGAGCACCTGTTGCACATCATGCTCTGGAGCCTTCTGGTATTCGGTTTCCAGGCGATCATCGGCGGCATCATGCGCGCCAGCGGCACGGTATTGGTGCCAGTGTTCATTTCGATTATCTGCGTGGTCGGCGTGCAACTGCCGGCGGCTTACTGGCTGGACGGGCAGTTCGGTTTGCAGGGTGTCTGGATGGCGTTTCCGGTTGCCTACCTGGGGATGCTTGTTTTGCAGACGCTGTATTACCGACTGGTCTGGAAGCATCAGAAGATCGAGCGGTTGATATAG
- a CDS encoding YceI family protein translates to MSMRLLLVAAFWLCATAGAQAAQYTRVNTSASQISFTYQQMGSRMYGTFGRFEAMLDFDTDNLATARTILHIDLSSIDAGSEDANTELVKPAWFDTEKFPLAVFESSRFTQVAEHRYQIAGQLTLKGITREVEVPVELKPDNAIGIFDGELVLNRDEFGLGAGEWADSVVSRDINIRFRVVAPQQ, encoded by the coding sequence ATGTCGATGCGATTGCTGCTGGTTGCCGCGTTCTGGCTCTGTGCCACGGCCGGCGCGCAGGCTGCCCAATATACGCGCGTCAACACCAGCGCCAGCCAGATCAGCTTCACCTACCAGCAGATGGGCTCGCGGATGTACGGCACCTTCGGCAGGTTCGAGGCGATGCTGGATTTCGACACCGACAACCTCGCCACCGCCCGCACCATATTGCATATCGACCTCAGCAGCATCGACGCCGGAAGCGAAGACGCCAATACCGAGCTGGTTAAACCGGCCTGGTTCGACACCGAGAAATTCCCGCTTGCGGTGTTCGAATCCAGCCGTTTCACTCAGGTGGCCGAGCACCGTTACCAGATCGCCGGTCAGCTCACGCTCAAGGGAATCACTCGCGAGGTCGAGGTTCCGGTTGAGCTGAAACCGGACAACGCCATCGGTATTTTCGACGGCGAGCTGGTGCTCAATCGCGACGAGTTCGGCCTCGGAGCGGGGGAGTGGGCGGACAGCGTGGTGTCCAGGGACATCAACATCAGATTCAGAGTGGTGGCGCCGCAACAGTGA
- a CDS encoding DUF3592 domain-containing protein, which produces MYYPREAAKDHLYNRIVMLTVACCVVLLLAGMARHQGILYALLNFNGAQTDGTVTQLEAIMMNKNGKIIHYRYADEHGQLHEGDFVDERYAEHTQYELNGPIALLVSPWMPEKSAIATQLQSYRAGFYIMTGGVILALLFLLISGRTFWQIQAMKEQDRYY; this is translated from the coding sequence ATGTATTACCCGCGCGAAGCCGCAAAAGATCATCTTTACAACCGCATCGTCATGCTCACCGTCGCCTGCTGCGTGGTCCTGTTATTGGCCGGCATGGCGCGCCATCAGGGCATTCTGTATGCGCTGCTGAATTTCAACGGCGCGCAAACCGACGGCACTGTCACGCAGTTGGAAGCGATCATGATGAACAAGAACGGCAAGATCATTCACTATCGCTATGCCGACGAACACGGCCAGCTTCATGAAGGTGATTTCGTCGACGAACGCTACGCCGAACACACCCAGTACGAACTCAACGGACCGATTGCCCTATTGGTCTCGCCATGGATGCCGGAAAAAAGCGCCATCGCCACCCAGCTGCAAAGCTACCGCGCAGGTTTTTACATCATGACCGGCGGTGTGATCCTCGCCCTGCTGTTCCTGCTGATTTCCGGTCGGACGTTCTGGCAGATTCAGGCGATGAAGGAACAAGACCGGTACTACTGA
- a CDS encoding GNAT family N-acetyltransferase, with amino-acid sequence MPRITHYTSPCPESVNSQILQMVVDYLTDISAVGLGPSNLLYNVYQYAVGYEVHLYLEALNGQKGTEVELLVATDDEDPEQVIGFLICLPVQGDWEACSVAYMAVREGHRRQGVARAMLAHMVGRYPHAELACSIGKVPYFEALGFEVIGQRETQVLMSTRHYRSNGLRGFIDTTPIYRSLEVQQIHTYLLQKNGKRAMLDAEKQRDRHLDQTSRHVEEFVRQRLTLH; translated from the coding sequence ATGCCACGCATCACCCACTACACCTCCCCATGCCCCGAAAGCGTCAACAGCCAGATCCTGCAAATGGTCGTCGACTACCTCACCGACATCAGTGCGGTGGGCCTCGGCCCGAGCAATCTGCTGTACAACGTCTATCAGTACGCGGTCGGCTACGAGGTGCATCTGTATCTCGAAGCCTTGAATGGCCAGAAGGGTACCGAGGTGGAGTTGCTGGTGGCCACTGACGATGAGGATCCGGAGCAGGTCATCGGGTTTCTCATCTGTCTGCCGGTGCAGGGCGATTGGGAGGCGTGTAGCGTCGCTTATATGGCGGTGCGGGAGGGGCATCGGCGTCAGGGTGTGGCGCGGGCGATGCTCGCGCACATGGTCGGGCGCTATCCGCATGCGGAGCTGGCCTGCAGCATCGGCAAGGTGCCGTACTTCGAGGCGCTGGGGTTTGAAGTGATCGGCCAGCGCGAGACGCAGGTGCTGATGAGCACGCGGCATTATCGCAGCAACGGCTTGCGCGGCTTTATCGACACCACGCCCATCTACCGGTCGCTGGAAGTGCAGCAGATTCACACCTACCTGCTGCAGAAGAATGGCAAGCGCGCGATGCTCGATGCGGAAAAACAACGCGACCGGCATCTGGATCAGACCAGTCGCCACGTTGAAGAATTTGTCCGCCAGCGCCTGACCCTGCACTGA
- a CDS encoding hotdog fold domain-containing protein produces the protein MSQSLSMFNSVGPDAFSKMACQFAPYFNSINPLISELRANAATVQVPFRKEITNHLGTVHAIAMCNAAELAGGMMTDVSIPAGARWIPKGMTVEYLAKAKTDVTAVASAEGVDWQSDGDKVVNVDIHDTEGKKVFTARITMNVKLG, from the coding sequence ATGAGTCAATCTCTCAGCATGTTCAACAGTGTCGGCCCTGATGCATTCAGCAAAATGGCCTGCCAGTTCGCTCCGTACTTCAACAGCATCAATCCGCTGATCTCCGAGCTGCGTGCGAATGCCGCCACGGTGCAGGTGCCGTTTCGTAAGGAAATCACCAATCACCTCGGCACGGTGCATGCGATCGCCATGTGCAATGCGGCGGAACTGGCCGGCGGCATGATGACCGACGTATCCATCCCGGCCGGCGCGCGCTGGATTCCCAAAGGCATGACCGTGGAATACCTGGCGAAGGCGAAAACCGACGTCACCGCCGTGGCCAGTGCTGAAGGCGTGGATTGGCAAAGCGATGGCGACAAGGTGGTCAACGTCGACATTCACGATACCGAAGGCAAGAAAGTCTTCACCGCGCGCATCACCATGAACGTCAAGCTCGGTTGA
- a CDS encoding TetR/AcrR family transcriptional regulator yields the protein MDTADLLERSYPGRRAELKRDIFRKALSLFNEQGIEATTIEMIRAECDTSVGAIYHHFGNKEGLVAALFFTALEDQGRLRDAYLDAADTTEGGVQALVFSYVDWVEQQPQWARFQYHARFAVTKGPFKDELAERNRTRNLRLRQWLAEPGRAGELQELPAELLPSLIIGQADSYCRAWLAGRVKGSPTDYREMLAQAAWRSIRAEVC from the coding sequence ATGGACACCGCCGATCTACTCGAACGCAGCTACCCCGGCCGCCGCGCCGAACTCAAACGCGATATCTTTCGCAAGGCCCTGAGCCTGTTCAATGAACAGGGGATCGAGGCGACCACCATCGAGATGATTCGCGCCGAATGCGACACCAGCGTTGGCGCGATCTATCACCATTTCGGCAACAAGGAAGGGCTGGTCGCGGCGCTTTTTTTCACTGCGCTGGAGGATCAAGGGCGTTTGCGGGACGCGTATCTGGACGCGGCCGATACCACCGAAGGAGGCGTGCAGGCGTTGGTATTCAGCTATGTCGACTGGGTCGAGCAACAGCCGCAGTGGGCACGATTCCAGTACCACGCACGCTTCGCCGTAACCAAAGGCCCGTTCAAGGACGAACTGGCCGAGCGCAACAGGACGCGCAATCTGCGCTTGCGCCAGTGGCTGGCCGAACCGGGTCGCGCTGGCGAGCTTCAGGAATTGCCTGCCGAGCTGCTGCCATCGCTGATCATCGGGCAGGCGGACAGTTACTGCCGGGCCTGGCTGGCAGGGCGGGTGAAAGGCAGCCCGACGGACTATCGCGAAATGCTTGCGCAGGCGGCATGGCGGTCGATTCGCGCTGAGGTCTGCTGA
- a CDS encoding class I SAM-dependent methyltransferase has translation MNPEALATLHAHLLPALAAAPSETRRLFHGRGRCWPGLEQLTVDWLQGVVLVALFKEPAPEQLQHLRHSLLQLAATSEWQQSGAHTLLIQHRYLPQSTAEWLIGEEIEEMTIVEGGLQYRVDLGRKQNTGLFLDMRYGRNWVREQAAGKRVLNLFAYTCGFSVAAIEGGASHVVNLDMSRAALSRGRDNHRLNGHDLSKVSFLGHDLFKSWGKVINSGPYDLVIIDPPSFQKGSFLLTKDYQRVLRRLPELLTAQGTVLACMNDPSFGSDFLIDGVTQEAPSLRFEQRLENPPEFPDIDPESGLKALVFQRIS, from the coding sequence ATGAACCCTGAAGCCCTCGCCACCCTCCACGCCCATTTGCTGCCCGCGCTGGCAGCGGCACCCAGCGAAACCCGCCGTTTGTTTCATGGCCGCGGGCGCTGCTGGCCGGGGCTGGAACAGCTGACCGTGGACTGGTTGCAGGGCGTGGTGCTGGTGGCGCTGTTCAAGGAGCCGGCGCCCGAGCAATTGCAACATCTGAGGCATTCACTGTTGCAACTCGCTGCCACGAGCGAATGGCAGCAGTCCGGCGCACACACTCTGCTGATCCAGCATCGTTACCTGCCGCAAAGCACAGCGGAATGGCTGATCGGCGAGGAAATCGAGGAAATGACCATCGTCGAGGGTGGCTTGCAGTACCGCGTCGATCTGGGCCGCAAGCAAAACACCGGTCTGTTTCTCGACATGCGTTACGGCCGCAACTGGGTGCGCGAACAAGCGGCGGGCAAGCGGGTATTGAACCTGTTCGCTTACACCTGCGGCTTTTCCGTAGCAGCGATCGAGGGCGGCGCCAGTCATGTGGTCAATCTCGACATGTCCCGCGCGGCCCTGAGCCGTGGTCGCGACAATCATCGGCTGAACGGCCACGACCTGAGCAAAGTCAGCTTCCTCGGTCACGACCTGTTCAAGTCCTGGGGCAAGGTGATCAACAGCGGCCCGTACGATCTGGTGATCATCGACCCGCCGTCGTTCCAGAAGGGCAGTTTTCTGCTGACCAAAGACTATCAGCGCGTGTTGCGCCGCTTGCCGGAGCTGCTGACCGCGCAAGGCACGGTGCTGGCGTGCATGAACGATCCGTCGTTCGGTTCGGACTTTCTGATTGACGGCGTTACCCAGGAAGCGCCAAGCCTGCGCTTCGAACAACGACTGGAAAATCCGCCGGAGTTCCCCGATATCGACCCGGAGAGTGGCCTGAAAGCCCTGGTCTTCCAGCGCATCAGCTGA
- a CDS encoding response regulator — MCPTPRSSAHLPDGLILVVEDDPLILEFLCEILQEEGFKVEPQTSADAASLYLEEHAAKVALLLTDITMPGTLNGADLANLVGDRWPEKPVMVMSGYETPETSGVKHSVAFIKKPWAIGQLLDCVESAFKSKAPHPQLH; from the coding sequence ATGTGCCCTACACCTAGGTCGAGCGCGCACCTTCCTGACGGGTTGATTCTGGTTGTCGAGGACGATCCGTTGATTCTGGAATTTCTTTGCGAAATTCTCCAGGAGGAAGGGTTCAAGGTCGAACCGCAAACCAGCGCCGACGCCGCCTCACTGTATCTGGAAGAACACGCGGCGAAAGTCGCGCTATTGCTGACCGACATCACCATGCCCGGCACGCTTAACGGCGCCGACCTGGCGAATCTGGTCGGCGATCGCTGGCCGGAAAAACCGGTGATGGTGATGTCCGGCTATGAAACGCCGGAGACCTCCGGGGTCAAGCATTCGGTGGCGTTCATCAAGAAGCCGTGGGCGATCGGTCAGTTGCTCGACTGTGTGGAAAGTGCGTTCAAATCCAAGGCTCCGCATCCGCAGCTGCATTGA
- a CDS encoding HAD-IA family hydrolase, whose protein sequence is MSAQASVFDRAFAAFLFDMDGTVLNSIAAAERIWSAWAVRHGVEVETFLPTIHGARAIDTITRLNLPGVDAEQQSAFITAAEIEDVEGIVEIPAAAAFLNGLPKDRWAMVTSAPRDLALRRMAAAGIPEPAVMITAEDVKAGKPDPSGYLLAAKKLGAEPADCLIFEDATVGIQAAEAAGAALMVITTTHQHPIETAHATLASYDAIGVRVGADGLLRLTEI, encoded by the coding sequence TTGTCTGCACAAGCATCGGTTTTTGATCGCGCATTCGCTGCGTTTCTGTTCGACATGGACGGCACCGTCCTTAACTCCATCGCCGCCGCCGAGCGCATCTGGTCAGCGTGGGCGGTGCGCCATGGCGTGGAGGTCGAGACGTTTTTGCCGACCATCCATGGCGCGCGGGCGATCGACACGATCACCCGCCTCAATCTGCCGGGTGTGGATGCCGAGCAACAGTCGGCGTTCATTACCGCCGCTGAAATCGAAGATGTTGAAGGCATTGTCGAAATTCCTGCGGCAGCAGCGTTTCTCAATGGTCTGCCGAAAGATCGCTGGGCGATGGTGACGTCAGCGCCGCGGGATCTAGCTCTGCGCCGGATGGCAGCGGCGGGGATTCCGGAGCCGGCAGTGATGATCACGGCTGAAGATGTGAAGGCCGGCAAGCCTGATCCGTCGGGGTATCTGCTGGCGGCGAAAAAGCTGGGCGCCGAGCCGGCTGACTGTCTGATTTTTGAAGACGCGACGGTTGGTATTCAGGCTGCGGAAGCGGCGGGCGCGGCGTTGATGGTCATCACCACTACGCATCAGCATCCGATTGAAACGGCTCACGCTACGTTGGCCAGTTACGATGCGATCGGCGTCAGGGTCGGCGCCGATGGTCTGCTTCGTCTGACGGAAATCTGA
- a CDS encoding SDR family NAD(P)-dependent oxidoreductase, producing MKIDLSGKLAIVSGSTAGIGLGISQSLAEAGATVVVIGRDTAKVEQALASIRQAVPGAQVRGLTADLGTAEGAEKLFAAEPRADILVNNLGIFNDVDFFETPDSEWTRFYEVNVISGVRLARHYVPAMVEQGWGRVIFLSSESGVATPADMLNYGVTKSANLAVSHGLAKRLAGTGVTVNAILPGPTFTDGLQDMLKDAAAESGRDLRDEADAFVRKARPTSIIQRVADVSEVAHLVTYIASPLSSATTGAALRVDGGVVDSLTI from the coding sequence ATGAAGATTGATCTGAGTGGAAAACTGGCCATCGTCAGCGGCAGCACCGCCGGCATCGGTCTGGGCATCAGCCAGTCGCTGGCCGAAGCCGGGGCCACGGTGGTGGTGATCGGTCGCGACACGGCCAAGGTCGAGCAGGCGCTGGCGAGCATTCGCCAAGCCGTGCCGGGCGCGCAGGTGCGCGGTCTGACCGCCGATCTGGGCACCGCCGAGGGCGCGGAAAAGCTTTTCGCTGCAGAGCCGCGCGCGGACATTCTGGTGAACAACCTGGGCATCTTCAATGACGTCGATTTCTTCGAAACGCCCGACAGCGAGTGGACGCGCTTCTACGAGGTCAACGTGATCTCCGGCGTGCGCCTGGCGCGGCATTACGTGCCAGCGATGGTCGAGCAGGGCTGGGGCCGGGTGATCTTCCTGTCATCGGAATCCGGCGTGGCGACGCCGGCGGACATGCTCAATTACGGTGTGACCAAAAGTGCCAACCTCGCAGTGTCCCACGGCCTGGCCAAACGTCTGGCTGGCACCGGAGTCACGGTCAATGCGATCCTGCCGGGGCCGACCTTTACCGATGGCCTGCAGGACATGCTCAAGGACGCGGCCGCCGAGTCCGGGCGCGACCTGCGTGACGAAGCCGACGCCTTTGTGCGCAAGGCGCGTCCGACCTCGATCATCCAGCGCGTGGCGGATGTGTCGGAGGTGGCGCATCTGGTGACTTACATCGCTTCGCCGCTGTCCTCGGCCACCACTGGCGCCGCGTTGCGCGTCGATGGCGGTGTGGTCGACAGCCTGACTATCTGA
- a CDS encoding SRPBCC family protein — protein sequence MPTASATIDIPVSADKVWQLIGGFNTLPDWLPLITNSELSEGGRVRTLKTADGGVVVERLQTFDNAARTYSYSIEQAPFPASDYLATIKVEAQGQGARVTWSGRFNAVGVSDEEVVALFNGIYQGGLDALRANYPTR from the coding sequence ATGCCAACAGCATCCGCAACCATCGACATCCCGGTCTCGGCCGATAAGGTCTGGCAATTGATCGGCGGCTTCAACACGCTGCCGGACTGGCTGCCATTGATCACCAACAGCGAACTGAGCGAAGGCGGGCGCGTACGCACCCTGAAGACCGCTGACGGCGGCGTGGTGGTCGAACGTCTGCAGACCTTCGATAACGCCGCTCGAACCTACAGCTATTCGATCGAACAGGCGCCGTTCCCGGCCAGTGATTACCTGGCGACGATCAAGGTTGAAGCCCAAGGGCAGGGCGCGCGGGTGACGTGGTCGGGGCGCTTTAACGCGGTCGGCGTGAGCGATGAAGAAGTGGTGGCGTTGTTCAACGGCATCTATCAGGGCGGGCTCGACGCCCTGCGGGCCAATTACCCAACCAGATGA
- a CDS encoding sensor histidine kinase, giving the protein MSLPNPSDGWRSSSSRLLALYSTLFVAWSAILMGVMYYEVSGYLDKLAKHSLMQRQHLFSHFRGEQLEDALAASMTFDIRGIDAYGLFDAQGNYLGGALQQIPEGLPLDGKIHMLAECADSDDPTLPSDSCDAVATQTRDGRWLVLLRDNGSLFAVTRIILHALFWGVSLTILPGIAGWHLLRRRPLQRIRAIQNSAQAIVAGDLTHRLPLSNRRDELDMLAAIVNAMLERIERLMNEVKGVCDNIAHDLRTPLTRLRAQLYRMQQQAGEGSQEAAQLDLVLAEADTLMARFRGLLRISELEDRQRRSGFVELDPVQLLEELHEFYLPLAEEGDLRFQLNMPETLPPLNGDRALLFEALANLLSNSIKFTPPGGTVMLRGVNANGQTRIEVHDSGPGIPEAEREAVFQRFYRTEGGQPQSGFGLGLSIVAAIVSLHGFSLEVGSSDLGGAKLVLDCRQSLIENS; this is encoded by the coding sequence ATGTCATTGCCGAACCCGTCTGACGGCTGGCGCTCCTCCAGCAGTCGCTTGCTGGCGCTGTACAGCACGCTGTTCGTGGCCTGGAGCGCAATTCTCATGGGGGTCATGTACTACGAGGTGTCCGGCTACCTCGACAAGCTCGCCAAACACTCATTGATGCAACGTCAGCACCTGTTCTCGCACTTTCGCGGCGAGCAGCTGGAAGACGCCCTCGCCGCCAGCATGACCTTCGACATTCGCGGCATCGACGCCTACGGTCTGTTCGACGCCCAGGGCAATTACCTGGGCGGTGCGCTGCAACAAATCCCCGAAGGACTGCCGCTGGACGGCAAGATCCACATGCTCGCCGAGTGCGCCGATTCCGACGACCCGACCCTGCCAAGCGACAGCTGCGACGCGGTGGCCACACAAACCCGTGACGGGCGCTGGCTGGTGTTGCTGCGCGACAATGGCTCGTTGTTTGCGGTCACGCGGATCATTCTGCACGCGTTGTTCTGGGGCGTGTCACTGACGATCCTGCCGGGCATCGCTGGCTGGCATCTGCTGCGGCGCCGGCCGTTGCAGCGCATTCGGGCGATCCAGAACAGCGCCCAGGCGATCGTTGCCGGTGACCTGACGCACCGTTTGCCGCTGTCCAATCGCCGCGATGAACTGGACATGCTCGCCGCCATCGTCAACGCCATGCTCGAGCGCATCGAGCGCTTGATGAACGAGGTCAAAGGTGTCTGCGACAACATCGCCCACGATTTGCGCACCCCGCTGACCCGCTTGCGCGCGCAGTTGTATCGCATGCAGCAACAGGCCGGCGAAGGCTCGCAGGAAGCGGCGCAACTGGATCTGGTACTGGCTGAAGCGGATACGCTGATGGCACGGTTTCGTGGTCTGTTGCGGATTTCCGAACTGGAAGATCGCCAGCGTCGTTCCGGCTTTGTCGAGCTTGATCCGGTGCAACTGCTGGAAGAGTTGCACGAGTTCTACCTGCCGCTGGCCGAGGAAGGCGATCTGCGTTTCCAACTGAACATGCCGGAGACGCTGCCGCCGCTCAATGGCGACCGGGCGTTGTTGTTCGAAGCGCTGGCGAATCTGCTGAGCAACTCGATCAAATTCACCCCGCCCGGCGGCACGGTGATGCTGCGTGGGGTCAATGCGAACGGGCAGACGCGGATCGAGGTGCATGATTCAGGGCCGGGGATTCCCGAGGCTGAACGTGAGGCGGTGTTTCAGCGGTTCTATCGCACTGAAGGTGGCCAGCCGCAAAGTGGTTTTGGCCTGGGACTGTCGATCGTCGCGGCGATTGTCAGCCTGCACGGCTTCAGTCTTGAGGTCGGCAGCAGTGATCTGGGTGGGGCGAAACTGGTGCTGGATTGCCGGCAGAGTTTGATTGAAAACTCCTGA
- a CDS encoding response regulator transcription factor — protein sequence MTRILTIEDDAVTAREIVAELSSHGLDVDWVDNGREGLDRAVSGNYDLITLDRMLPELDGLAIVTTLRTMGVVTPILMISALSDVDERVRGLRAGGDDYLTKPFATDEMAARVEVLLRRQNSVATQATTLKVADLELDLISHEARRAEQVLTLLPTEYKLLEFLMRNSGQILSRMMIFEEVWGYHFDPGTNLIDVHIGRLRKKIDAAGHVPLIRTVRGSGYVIAEPV from the coding sequence ATGACTCGTATCTTGACCATCGAAGACGACGCCGTGACCGCGCGGGAAATCGTCGCCGAACTGAGCAGCCACGGGCTGGACGTCGACTGGGTCGACAATGGCCGCGAAGGCCTCGACCGCGCCGTCAGCGGCAACTATGACCTGATTACCCTCGATCGCATGTTGCCCGAGCTCGATGGCCTGGCGATTGTCACCACGTTGCGCACCATGGGCGTGGTGACGCCGATTCTGATGATCAGCGCCCTCTCCGATGTCGATGAGCGCGTGCGCGGCTTGCGCGCGGGTGGCGATGATTACCTGACCAAACCGTTCGCTACCGATGAAATGGCCGCGCGGGTCGAAGTGTTACTGCGCCGGCAGAACAGTGTTGCCACCCAGGCCACCACGCTAAAAGTCGCCGACCTCGAACTCGACCTGATCAGCCACGAAGCCCGCCGCGCCGAGCAAGTGCTGACGCTGCTGCCGACCGAATACAAACTGCTGGAGTTTCTGATGCGCAACAGCGGCCAGATTCTTTCGCGAATGATGATCTTCGAAGAGGTCTGGGGTTATCACTTCGATCCGGGCACCAACCTGATCGACGTGCACATCGGCCGTCTGCGCAAGAAGATCGACGCTGCGGGCCATGTTCCGCTGATCCGCACGGTACGGGGCTCGGGCTATGTCATTGCCGAACCCGTCTGA
- a CDS encoding (2Fe-2S)-binding protein: MNCLERTFDIQPLVQADMTVHINGQAVSAAIGETVLSVIQSLGVRQIARNDHDQISGAYCGMGVCQCCLVKINGRHKRRACQTVVRDGMLIETQVNRVVAQEVV; this comes from the coding sequence ATGAACTGCCTAGAAAGAACCTTCGATATCCAGCCCTTGGTGCAGGCGGACATGACCGTGCACATCAATGGCCAAGCGGTCAGCGCCGCTATCGGCGAAACCGTCCTCAGCGTCATCCAGTCCCTCGGCGTGCGTCAGATCGCACGCAACGATCACGATCAGATCAGCGGCGCCTATTGCGGCATGGGCGTGTGCCAGTGCTGTCTGGTGAAAATCAACGGTCGCCACAAGCGCCGCGCCTGTCAGACCGTGGTGCGTGACGGCATGCTGATCGAGACCCAGGTCAACCGCGTCGTCGCGCAGGAGGTCGTATGA